From Candidatus Zixiibacteriota bacterium, the proteins below share one genomic window:
- a CDS encoding prepilin-type N-terminal cleavage/methylation domain-containing protein, whose amino-acid sequence MFSKLQRGQKGFTLIELMIVVVIIGILAALAIPRFMRATTKSKQSEAKQI is encoded by the coding sequence ATGTTCTCTAAACTCCAGAGAGGCCAGAAGGGCTTCACCCTGATCGAACTGATGATCGTGGTTGTGATCATTGGTATCTTGGCGGCGTTGGCGATTCCGCGGTTTATGCGGGCCACCACCAAGTCGAAGCAGTCGGAAGCCAAGCAGATT